GAAGGACATCCCGGAGCGTTCTTCAACGATCTTGCGATTGATCGAAAACCGCTGTTGAAGAAAAAACCAAACGTCGTAAATGTCACGGCTGGTCTTGCCAATCCGTTCGTGCATGGCGACCAATTTATGCGCGAAAACGTCCTCGGGAACCATCACAAGCATGGATACACCCAAATAGGTCTTGATCTCGTAGCGGGAACCGAATTGCCGCCGGTTGATTTCCACCTTGATGTGGCGGGCCGTATCCTCGTAAGACAGTACGTAGAAGAGACCGAAGCGCCTCCTGTTTGCTTCCCGGATCGTTCCGTACTTCTCGATGATATTCGTGACACGTTCGAATACAACCTCTTCTTTGCGCTCGTCCAACAAGTCGAAGTCGAGATCGACAGAGAAGCGATCCAAACCGTAGAACATCAAGGCAGCAGTGCCGCCCTTGAAACCCAGGAAAGGCGCGATCATTGTGTCCGAATAGATGTCCTTGAGGATTTGAAAGAGGATGGTCTTGTGGGTAGAGATATCGAGTTTCATGGTTATCCCTACTTTGAACGGTTTACTTGCTTATAAAACCTGCGTACCCGACTTGCCATTCTTTGGTTATGGTAGATTGGAAGCATGTCGAATATCTTATTCCAATCCAAACCGTTAGGATTGTCAATTTGATACCCGCCTCGGAGATAGAAGGTATCCAACAAGGCGCGTTCCCTGGTTGCAAAGGAGTTCTCATTATTATTTTCGACGCCCATGGGATGGGTGAGGATGGGCATCTTGATCTTCCTGAATGAGTAGACCTGTCCATCCACCTCGATATCGCGTGTCAAATAGGAAGCAACGCTGATCCGGGTATGGAATTGGAAGATCAGACCTTCCCGGGCAAGGATGGTCTCAAAACTTACGTAGGAAGGGGTAAATATCCGTGTAGCAAGTTC
This portion of the Anaerolineales bacterium genome encodes:
- a CDS encoding nucleotidyl transferase AbiEii/AbiGii toxin family protein yields the protein MKLDISTHKTILFQILKDIYSDTMIAPFLGFKGGTAALMFYGLDRFSVDLDFDLLDERKEEVVFERVTNIIEKYGTIREANRRRFGLFYVLSYEDTARHIKVEINRRQFGSRYEIKTYLGVSMLVMVPEDVFAHKLVAMHERIGKTSRDIYDVWFFLQQRFSINRKIVEERSGMSFDTFLQTCIVQLEKMSNRHILDGVGEFLTSSQKDWAKAKLREETISLLKLRLGS